One Kaistella polysaccharea DNA segment encodes these proteins:
- a CDS encoding c-type cytochrome, translating to MKTNKLKSFLSFVGFLGMIGVIITLTTNSTKTYHPINENKGEWKNLKVLPQNITKDSLMFVMNTFNSSLGVDCAHCHSAQKDNPEKLDFPSDSKLNKEIARGMLVMTNDINANYFLPHVPDPKPKQITTVYCITCHRGNSNPEVYLQGVSKMIPILMPVKKEQMKSK from the coding sequence ATGAAAACCAACAAATTAAAATCCTTTTTATCCTTTGTAGGATTCTTGGGAATGATTGGTGTTATTATCACTTTAACAACCAATTCTACGAAAACCTATCATCCAATAAATGAAAACAAAGGCGAGTGGAAAAACCTTAAAGTTTTGCCACAGAACATAACGAAAGACAGTTTGATGTTTGTTATGAATACATTTAACAGTTCCTTGGGTGTAGACTGCGCGCATTGCCACAGTGCACAAAAAGACAATCCCGAAAAACTGGATTTCCCGTCTGATTCTAAATTAAATAAGGAAATAGCCCGCGGAATGCTGGTGATGACGAATGACATCAATGCCAATTATTTTCTGCCTCACGTGCCAGATCCAAAACCGAAACAAATTACTACCGTTTATTGTATCACTTGTCACCGCGGAAATTCTAACCCCGAAGTTTATCTTCAAGGAGTTAGTAAAATGATTCCGATTTTGATGCCGGTCAAGAAAGAGCAGATGAAATCGAAATAA
- a CDS encoding 4'-phosphopantetheinyl transferase family protein — protein MPLYRDFSDDKATILLWKFDETENLDPNILLEKENFEKVKDYHPIKLKELLLVRKILKSILPDHQILYKNREPFLSPRDYEISVTHSFPYAALAISKNKIGIDIEPFNSKIVRIQHKFINEEETEFIEKKKEIAYLTVIWSIKESMYKIHHSNYWSLKKHYEVKPFNLNFPYNIQCRVHDENVSDLFKARVEFFENYCFTIVD, from the coding sequence ATGCCGCTCTACAGAGATTTTTCAGATGATAAGGCCACTATTCTTCTTTGGAAATTTGACGAGACTGAGAACCTTGATCCCAATATTCTTCTTGAAAAGGAAAATTTTGAAAAGGTGAAGGATTATCATCCCATTAAATTAAAGGAGTTACTTTTGGTGCGTAAAATATTGAAGTCCATTTTACCTGATCACCAGATTCTCTATAAAAATCGGGAGCCATTTCTTTCGCCCCGAGATTACGAAATATCGGTTACCCATTCTTTTCCCTACGCCGCATTGGCAATTTCGAAAAATAAAATCGGAATCGATATCGAACCTTTCAATTCTAAGATTGTAAGAATTCAACACAAATTTATCAATGAAGAGGAAACTGAATTTATTGAAAAAAAGAAGGAGATTGCCTATTTGACGGTGATTTGGTCAATCAAAGAAAGTATGTATAAAATTCACCACTCCAATTATTGGTCATTAAAAAAGCATTACGAAGTAAAACCATTTAATCTTAATTTTCCTTATAATATTCAGTGCAGAGTGCATGATGAAAATGTATCCGATCTATTTAAGGCAAGGGTAGAGTTCTTTGAAAATTATTGTTTTACAATCGTTGACTGA
- a CDS encoding FUSC family protein yields MNYATELKKFATSQSIYSAVRISVAIVLPSLILAHFGLLKEYFLFPLATSFVGLTDQAGPYIRRRNALILAIVSFFIVALVASSIKNYPLLIYPEIIIFGIFFTMIGVYGQRLAAVGSLSLVVLGIFIDGHLTGGNIIKSSLIFLAGSICYFLIFLVVSKIQPYKLAGQMIGENYLELAKYLSLKSKFYFKDPNFDNLYSQMISQQISIKNLQEETRETVFKTRKIVNESTTTSRLLMLMFLNSIDLHEKLMTSESDYRKVQENFGATGFLFSLGDYLQKLSEEMTNIGIALQSGGKAKPLRNIDELLENIYNEYFDLRNSKLTSDTLGDFMTLRLILNRITGISDEIKTIYKVFSQDQKLAKSLSTGLDYQKFVTADEKLNSKILLTNFSLKSSHFRHAIRITVALVVGYFISQLEFLGIGHSYWVFITIVAILKPAYATTKHRNLLRLYGTVAGALVAYAMIYFINNQNVLFFLFLSTMILCFTFLKTKYSWAVFFMTIYVFLAFNILKPGNLNIIFKDRVLDTVIAGIVAFVVSYFVLPVWEHTKNLDFMKRSAESNFSYYSAAMAYFKKESVGTQDYKLSRKNAIIDLANLSDNFQRMLSDPKNQQKKLEHLHQFVITSHLITAYIASFSQYSVNAENYSEIDFNSWDLKISAELQRTNLLLNQKSADQNILLESKLEPDDSVEKLLENRKKELQENEFFDRRDPNKISHLTELKNLKEILELIYDVAKEQRKVAENLDPELQSTIVKQ; encoded by the coding sequence ATGAATTACGCTACTGAATTGAAAAAATTTGCCACCAGCCAGTCTATTTACTCGGCCGTGCGCATTTCAGTCGCAATTGTTTTACCAAGTCTTATTTTGGCGCACTTTGGTTTGCTGAAGGAATATTTTCTTTTCCCGCTAGCAACCAGTTTTGTAGGTTTAACCGATCAGGCCGGACCTTACATTCGACGAAGAAACGCGCTAATCTTAGCAATCGTTTCATTTTTCATCGTGGCTCTTGTTGCCAGTTCTATAAAAAATTATCCCCTTTTAATTTATCCCGAAATAATAATTTTTGGAATCTTTTTCACCATGATCGGTGTTTATGGTCAGCGACTTGCTGCAGTAGGTTCGCTTTCGCTGGTCGTGCTGGGAATTTTCATCGACGGACATTTAACGGGCGGAAATATTATTAAAAGTTCCCTGATATTTTTAGCGGGTTCTATCTGCTATTTTCTCATATTTCTGGTAGTTTCTAAAATTCAACCGTACAAACTGGCGGGACAGATGATTGGCGAGAACTATTTGGAACTGGCAAAATATCTTTCTTTAAAATCTAAATTTTATTTTAAAGATCCGAATTTCGACAACCTTTACTCCCAGATGATTTCTCAGCAAATTTCAATTAAAAATTTGCAGGAAGAAACACGGGAAACCGTTTTTAAAACGCGTAAAATAGTGAATGAGTCGACCACGACGAGTAGATTATTGATGTTGATGTTTTTAAATTCCATCGATTTACACGAAAAATTAATGACTTCTGAAAGTGATTATCGGAAAGTTCAAGAAAATTTCGGCGCGACTGGTTTTCTTTTTTCTCTGGGTGATTATCTGCAGAAACTTTCGGAGGAAATGACCAATATCGGAATCGCCTTGCAAAGTGGAGGCAAAGCAAAACCCCTGCGAAATATCGACGAATTGCTGGAGAATATTTATAATGAATATTTTGACCTTCGAAATAGCAAACTGACTTCCGACACTTTGGGCGATTTTATGACGCTTCGATTGATATTAAACCGGATCACCGGAATTTCAGATGAAATAAAAACCATCTACAAGGTTTTCAGTCAGGATCAAAAACTGGCAAAAAGCCTTTCTACAGGTCTTGATTATCAAAAATTTGTAACTGCGGATGAGAAACTAAACAGCAAAATTCTATTAACCAATTTCTCTCTCAAATCGTCTCATTTCCGCCACGCGATCCGAATTACAGTGGCATTGGTGGTCGGTTACTTTATTTCTCAGCTGGAATTTTTAGGAATCGGGCACTCCTACTGGGTGTTCATTACCATTGTTGCCATCCTGAAACCTGCATACGCTACAACGAAACACCGTAACCTTTTGCGGTTGTACGGAACTGTTGCTGGCGCATTGGTCGCTTATGCGATGATCTACTTTATCAACAATCAAAATGTACTCTTTTTCCTTTTTCTATCGACCATGATTTTGTGTTTCACCTTTCTGAAAACCAAATATTCCTGGGCCGTTTTCTTTATGACAATTTACGTATTCCTGGCCTTTAACATTTTAAAACCTGGGAATTTAAATATCATTTTTAAAGATCGGGTCTTAGATACTGTCATTGCGGGAATCGTAGCATTCGTAGTTTCTTATTTTGTGCTTCCGGTTTGGGAACATACCAAAAATTTAGACTTCATGAAAAGGTCTGCAGAAAGTAATTTTAGTTATTATTCGGCCGCGATGGCGTACTTCAAAAAGGAGTCCGTGGGAACGCAGGATTATAAACTCAGTAGAAAAAATGCGATTATCGATTTGGCCAACTTATCCGATAATTTTCAGCGAATGCTTTCTGATCCGAAAAATCAACAGAAAAAACTGGAACATCTGCATCAGTTCGTTATTACCTCGCACCTTATTACAGCTTATATCGCGTCATTTTCGCAATATTCCGTTAATGCAGAAAATTATTCTGAAATTGATTTTAACAGTTGGGATCTTAAGATTTCAGCCGAATTGCAGCGTACGAATTTACTTCTCAATCAGAAAAGTGCAGACCAGAATATTTTACTGGAAAGCAAATTGGAACCCGACGATTCAGTAGAAAAACTCTTAGAAAACCGTAAAAAAGAGCTTCAGGAAAATGAATTTTTTGACCGACGCGATCCGAATAAAATCAGTCATCTGACCGAGCTGAAAAATTTAAAAGAGATTCTGGAACTCATTTACGACGTTGCAAAAGAACAGCGAAAGGTTGCAGAAAATTTGGATCCCGAACTTCAGTCAACGATTGTAAAACAATAA
- the porV gene encoding type IX secretion system outer membrane channel protein PorV, which produces MEITKKVFLGLGLGIGMLAYGQQISNIQPVLTGAPFLRISPDARAGGMGDQGVATTSDAFSQFWNAAKYPFSKTTSAIGVTYTPYMSKLTNDVFLLYGAYHQFLGEEERSTISASIYYFNMGSVDLTSFIGGEIQQGGTVKPNEFSFDVAYGLKLSDYYSMAVTGRYIRSDLSGGIGSDNTLKPANSFAVDVSGYFMSEKHDSFGDYEGRARGGFAIQNLGPRLDYTGDEESRSYLPTMARIGAGYDLYIDDLNRVGINFEASKLLVPGPDNTGNVPNVAVIEGIGKSFSNPKSTMISGALEYEYDNAFALRTGYFQESPEQGGRQYATVGVGLKYQSFGLDMSYLINTSKINSALDNTLRFGLTWNIGEESSNSQDY; this is translated from the coding sequence ATGGAAATAACTAAAAAAGTATTTTTAGGATTGGGACTGGGAATAGGCATGTTAGCTTACGGGCAGCAGATTAGCAACATTCAGCCTGTGCTTACGGGCGCACCCTTCCTACGGATTTCTCCTGACGCTCGCGCAGGTGGAATGGGTGATCAGGGAGTTGCGACAACCAGTGATGCTTTTTCTCAGTTTTGGAATGCTGCAAAATATCCTTTCAGCAAAACGACCTCAGCGATCGGGGTTACTTATACGCCTTATATGAGTAAACTTACAAACGATGTTTTTCTTTTGTACGGCGCGTATCATCAGTTTTTGGGGGAAGAAGAGCGGTCTACCATTTCTGCAAGTATTTACTATTTTAACATGGGATCTGTAGATCTTACCAGTTTTATCGGTGGAGAAATTCAACAAGGAGGCACAGTAAAACCCAATGAATTTTCATTTGATGTTGCTTATGGACTAAAATTATCTGACTACTACTCTATGGCCGTTACAGGTCGATATATCCGATCAGATTTGTCAGGCGGGATTGGTTCTGACAATACTTTAAAACCAGCAAACTCATTTGCAGTCGACGTTTCTGGATATTTTATGTCTGAAAAACACGATTCATTTGGTGATTATGAAGGTCGTGCGCGTGGAGGATTTGCCATTCAAAACTTAGGTCCTAGACTGGATTATACCGGTGACGAAGAATCAAGATCTTACCTTCCGACCATGGCTAGAATAGGAGCTGGATACGATTTATATATTGATGATCTGAACAGAGTGGGTATTAATTTTGAAGCGTCAAAGTTATTGGTCCCAGGTCCTGATAATACAGGGAATGTTCCCAATGTAGCGGTAATTGAAGGAATCGGTAAGTCATTCAGCAATCCAAAAAGCACCATGATTAGCGGCGCATTGGAATATGAATATGACAACGCTTTTGCATTGCGAACTGGTTATTTCCAGGAAAGTCCGGAACAAGGTGGCAGACAATATGCAACTGTTGGTGTAGGATTGAAATACCAGTCGTTTGGCTTAGATATGTCGTATCTTATAAACACTTCTAAAATTAATTCTGCCTTAGACAATACATTAAGATTCGGTTTAACCTGGAACATTGGAGAAGAATCTTCGAATTCGCAGGATTACTAA
- the porU gene encoding type IX secretion system sortase PorU translates to MKRFLTLFLIFLWNVGIYSQTVKITWEGKSIIDYGTEKYTVPFFKEKGFSYEDGSVSFRFKEPFTGSQKSISNLVWEKISSKNLFDIQYYNLPTENKFEVSYYTDPYSGEKTTNFRVEALKFENGIISRLISFTIIDDSNKETAKISSAKYFSSENPLKSGTFYKIKVDKSGIFKITSKFLRDNGINPTNINPKNFRVYGNGGVMLPEHNQDFRYDGLQENPIQVIGEDDGAWNEDDYALFYAQGPHGFNLYKTATNSNSTANKRIETRTDASANVINIYEDFAYYFINFDKGPGKRVQEDNQEINATLITRYDAFQYINEEKFNLMKIGRIWAGDPFSGNKTLTFTTNSPIQSTDIIKFRSRTIAYQSQGNKITVNLNNQNERTFTLGAGDRREFTPLVYSGIATNLQGNQLNFNYIPDTSSNPNGKFYFDYAEVQYKEDLKFNNTQMNFRSYDIAEGSDTKYTFSFADASGIDQIWEVSDPTNAKKKLNKSSGATFNFSYLAADPQFTNEFVAFKNVEAYTPLFVGKIDNQDLSGLQNINYLMLTVPEMMGQAQRLAKFYEGKYNVSVVDINKVYNEFSSGSKDITGIRDFVTKLNAGKNLKYVFLLGDTSYDFKGKNHPGSDVVPSYQSEESGNYTDSFVTDDYFVMTSPQTRTATVLSSTLPDLPIGRLPAANLQEAKLLIDKTLAYYNALDGQSTPFGEWRMKLDFVVDDDADNGTPFHNTMNASLVNVFEKGTRSEYNIRKLYLDAFPAETSAGGQRYPQVNQAISNDVGNSLYLFYFGHGGINGWAQERVLTIDQIQNFSNYNNVYSRFPLVSTITCEFTLWDDPGTYSAGEQVIKLKQGGAATMITSSRAIGVSYGEEFTTLFTKHLFELNQDDFLNLGDSFLQAKIEKGPSSDHLKVNYLGDPAMKLSRPQRLIAIDDIDSPIKGKLRALDFVKVKGHVNKANGTVDTNFNGRVAINIFDKRLQKKTLNNDGDARLNPVLTYTEEGSPIVKSSGIATNGEFTVEFYVPKDINYEDGNGRMLVYADNKIFDVFENQVQKIGGINPEGINDQDPPKVRLFLNNINFADGGITDQNPLLLACVTDNTGINSTGSGIGHDVTVILDGKIIETVVLNDFYFSGDGNGCTNPALSDYQKGNVSYPFRNLTPGEHQITFKVWDINNNSTTTTLNFIVKDETNQNLVVNKLLNWPNPFTDKTYVQFEHNCDDLLDVNVQIYTITGKLVRTISTMVSAEPFFQGFRTPRTAIEWDGNDDFGDAVGKGTYIFKIYARSQNQDKCKGSATAVEKMVLLK, encoded by the coding sequence ATGAAACGCTTTTTAACACTATTTCTTATCTTTCTGTGGAATGTTGGAATTTATTCACAAACGGTTAAAATAACTTGGGAAGGAAAGTCGATTATCGACTACGGCACTGAAAAATATACCGTTCCTTTTTTCAAGGAAAAAGGATTTTCTTATGAAGATGGCAGTGTTTCATTCAGATTTAAAGAACCTTTTACCGGATCACAAAAAAGTATCTCTAATTTAGTTTGGGAGAAAATTTCGTCAAAAAATCTTTTTGATATTCAATATTACAATTTACCAACGGAAAATAAATTTGAAGTTAGTTACTATACCGATCCTTATTCTGGGGAGAAAACTACTAATTTTCGCGTTGAAGCTTTAAAATTTGAGAATGGGATAATTTCCCGACTTATTTCCTTTACTATAATTGATGACTCTAATAAAGAAACGGCAAAGATCAGCTCGGCAAAATATTTCAGTTCTGAAAATCCTCTGAAATCGGGTACATTTTATAAAATTAAAGTAGATAAATCGGGTATTTTTAAAATAACGTCGAAGTTTCTTCGCGATAATGGAATAAATCCCACCAATATAAATCCGAAGAATTTTCGAGTGTACGGAAATGGCGGCGTCATGTTACCTGAACATAACCAAGATTTTCGATACGATGGTCTTCAGGAAAATCCAATACAAGTTATTGGTGAAGATGACGGAGCTTGGAATGAAGATGACTATGCTCTTTTTTATGCGCAGGGACCCCACGGCTTTAATCTGTACAAAACCGCGACAAATTCTAATAGTACCGCAAATAAAAGAATAGAAACGCGAACAGATGCATCTGCCAATGTGATCAATATCTACGAGGATTTTGCGTATTACTTCATTAATTTTGATAAAGGACCCGGAAAAAGAGTTCAGGAAGATAATCAGGAAATAAACGCGACACTCATCACGAGATACGACGCATTTCAATATATTAATGAGGAGAAATTCAATCTGATGAAAATTGGTAGAATTTGGGCTGGCGATCCTTTTAGTGGAAACAAAACACTTACGTTCACTACCAACTCGCCAATTCAATCTACAGATATTATTAAATTTCGAAGCCGAACCATCGCTTACCAATCGCAGGGAAATAAAATAACGGTCAACCTGAACAATCAAAATGAAAGAACTTTTACGCTTGGCGCTGGAGATCGTCGAGAATTTACGCCTTTAGTGTACTCAGGAATAGCTACCAATTTGCAGGGGAATCAGCTTAACTTTAATTATATTCCAGATACTTCGAGCAATCCGAATGGCAAATTTTACTTCGATTATGCGGAAGTGCAGTACAAAGAAGATTTAAAATTCAATAATACTCAGATGAATTTCCGCAGCTATGATATAGCGGAAGGTAGCGACACGAAATATACTTTTAGCTTTGCAGATGCCAGCGGTATTGATCAGATTTGGGAAGTTTCAGATCCTACAAATGCAAAAAAGAAACTGAACAAATCTAGTGGCGCAACTTTTAATTTTTCATACCTCGCTGCTGATCCGCAATTTACGAATGAGTTTGTGGCTTTTAAAAATGTTGAAGCGTACACTCCCTTATTTGTCGGAAAGATTGATAATCAGGATTTATCAGGTCTTCAAAATATTAATTATTTAATGTTAACTGTTCCGGAAATGATGGGTCAGGCACAAAGGCTGGCAAAATTTTATGAAGGAAAATACAATGTTTCGGTTGTTGATATTAATAAAGTTTATAATGAATTCAGTAGCGGAAGCAAAGACATTACCGGAATTAGAGATTTTGTGACGAAACTTAACGCGGGAAAAAATTTAAAATACGTTTTTCTTCTGGGCGATACCTCTTACGATTTTAAAGGTAAAAATCATCCTGGATCTGATGTCGTCCCAAGTTATCAAAGTGAAGAAAGTGGCAATTATACCGACTCCTTTGTTACCGATGATTATTTTGTAATGACAAGTCCGCAGACGCGAACTGCAACTGTACTTTCCTCCACACTTCCTGATTTACCGATCGGACGCTTGCCGGCCGCAAACCTTCAAGAAGCGAAACTCCTCATAGACAAAACTTTAGCCTACTACAATGCTTTGGATGGACAGTCAACTCCATTCGGTGAATGGCGCATGAAATTAGATTTTGTTGTTGATGACGATGCCGATAATGGTACGCCATTTCACAACACCATGAACGCATCATTAGTCAACGTTTTTGAAAAAGGCACACGAAGCGAGTACAACATTCGTAAATTATATCTGGATGCTTTCCCGGCAGAAACTTCGGCTGGTGGACAACGCTATCCGCAGGTTAACCAAGCCATTTCAAATGATGTTGGCAACAGTCTTTACCTCTTTTATTTCGGACACGGCGGAATTAATGGTTGGGCGCAGGAACGGGTTTTAACGATCGATCAAATTCAGAACTTCAGCAATTATAATAATGTGTACTCTCGTTTCCCGCTCGTTTCTACCATTACTTGTGAATTTACGTTGTGGGATGATCCAGGCACCTATTCGGCAGGAGAACAGGTCATTAAATTGAAACAAGGTGGCGCTGCTACGATGATTACGTCTAGTAGAGCAATCGGCGTAAGCTATGGTGAGGAATTTACTACCCTTTTTACAAAACATTTATTTGAATTGAATCAGGACGACTTCTTAAATCTGGGTGATTCCTTTTTACAAGCTAAGATCGAGAAAGGACCTTCCTCAGATCACCTAAAAGTGAATTACCTCGGTGATCCCGCAATGAAATTAAGTCGCCCGCAAAGATTAATCGCCATCGACGATATAGATTCTCCCATTAAAGGAAAACTTCGCGCTCTGGATTTTGTAAAAGTTAAAGGCCACGTCAATAAAGCTAACGGAACCGTGGACACCAATTTCAACGGCCGAGTCGCCATCAATATTTTTGACAAAAGACTTCAAAAGAAGACACTTAATAACGATGGTGATGCTAGACTAAATCCTGTATTAACGTACACTGAAGAAGGCAGCCCAATAGTAAAATCATCTGGAATTGCGACCAATGGCGAATTTACTGTAGAATTTTATGTTCCGAAAGACATTAATTATGAAGACGGGAACGGTAGAATGTTGGTTTATGCTGATAATAAAATATTTGATGTTTTCGAAAATCAAGTACAAAAAATAGGCGGAATTAATCCCGAAGGAATCAATGATCAGGATCCACCGAAAGTGCGATTATTTCTAAATAATATCAATTTTGCGGATGGCGGAATTACCGATCAGAACCCTTTACTCTTAGCTTGTGTTACCGATAATACGGGAATAAATTCAACGGGGTCCGGAATTGGCCACGACGTTACGGTGATACTTGATGGCAAAATTATAGAAACGGTAGTCCTCAATGACTTCTATTTTTCAGGTGATGGAAATGGGTGTACGAACCCTGCCTTATCCGATTATCAGAAAGGAAATGTAAGTTATCCTTTTCGAAACCTTACACCGGGTGAACATCAGATTACTTTTAAAGTTTGGGACATCAACAATAATTCTACCACGACCACGTTAAACTTTATAGTTAAGGATGAAACCAATCAAAATTTAGTTGTTAATAAATTGTTAAATTGGCCGAATCCTTTTACTGATAAAACGTATGTACAATTTGAACATAATTGTGACGATCTTCTAGATGTCAATGTTCAGATTTATACCATCACGGGGAAATTGGTTAGAACAATAAGTACAATGGTATCTGCTGAACCGTTTTTTCAGGGTTTTAGAACACCTCGAACTGCGATAGAATGGGACGGAAACGATGATTTTGGTGACGCTGTAGGAAAAGGCACTTATATATTTAAAATTTATGCGCGCAGTCAAAATCAGGATAAATGTAAAGGAAGCGCCACCGCAGTTGAAAAAATGGTTTTATTAAAATAA
- the gldJ gene encoding gliding motility lipoprotein GldJ: protein MNKIKLFSLMAITSTMLLVSCGSGGNTKNGGGTKRFTSKTGWKPNDQKGWFFTGKQQKQKGWPGMVYVEGGTFTMGLVKDDVMHDWNNTPKRMQVSSFFIGETEITNYEYREYTTWLKFVFPPSDPSYKDIYAGALPDTLVWNNELSRNDFAETYFRSPEFDYYPVVGVSWLQASRYCDWLTDRAAEKTLMDQGVISKDLYVNDANNQGASAFNLDKFKSSDPEMDAYLNQERLKQKSGIKTSNERILAANRNANASVVTKFRLPTEVEWEFAALGMQKEREYNLYTNKQPEIQKLKGTKGRNKGMYLENFKQGRGDYSGVAGWKNDGSPTTADVKQYPSNNLGIYGMFGNVSEWTADVYRPIIDEEASDFNYFRGNVTREVVRNEDGSIKKIEEVKYDTLADGRLIYRGLPGQFEREVTADSKNFRDGDFQSSLDAGYGRAEDSSTVGYNMYNSKQKKFFVDDRGRVIVEKDDHMRTTRVSNEVRVVKGGSWLDAAYWLDPGQRRYRDEAKAYGWVGFRVAQDAKSNSKGRTKR from the coding sequence ATGAACAAAATAAAGTTGTTTTCATTAATGGCGATAACTTCTACAATGTTATTAGTAAGCTGCGGAAGTGGTGGGAATACTAAAAACGGTGGAGGAACAAAGCGCTTTACAAGTAAAACCGGATGGAAACCAAACGATCAGAAAGGGTGGTTTTTTACGGGCAAACAACAAAAACAAAAAGGCTGGCCAGGAATGGTTTACGTTGAAGGTGGAACCTTCACAATGGGCTTGGTGAAAGACGATGTGATGCACGATTGGAATAATACTCCAAAAAGAATGCAGGTAAGTTCTTTCTTTATTGGCGAAACCGAAATCACAAACTACGAATACAGAGAGTATACAACGTGGTTGAAATTTGTTTTTCCACCATCAGATCCTAGCTATAAAGATATTTATGCTGGAGCTTTGCCTGACACTTTGGTGTGGAACAACGAACTTTCCCGAAATGATTTTGCTGAAACGTATTTCCGTTCTCCGGAATTTGATTACTATCCGGTAGTAGGAGTTTCGTGGTTGCAAGCTTCACGTTACTGTGATTGGTTGACTGACCGTGCAGCAGAAAAAACTTTGATGGATCAGGGTGTTATTTCGAAAGATTTGTACGTTAATGATGCTAATAATCAAGGAGCCTCCGCTTTTAATTTAGATAAATTTAAAAGTAGTGATCCTGAGATGGACGCCTATCTGAATCAAGAAAGATTAAAGCAGAAATCCGGTATTAAAACGAGCAATGAGCGAATTTTAGCAGCGAACAGAAACGCCAATGCCAGTGTTGTTACTAAGTTCCGTCTGCCAACTGAAGTTGAGTGGGAATTTGCAGCCTTAGGAATGCAGAAAGAAAGAGAATATAATCTTTATACCAATAAACAACCTGAAATTCAGAAATTGAAAGGTACAAAAGGTAGAAATAAAGGAATGTATCTTGAAAACTTCAAACAAGGACGTGGTGATTACTCAGGCGTTGCTGGTTGGAAAAACGACGGATCTCCTACAACTGCAGATGTGAAGCAATATCCATCAAACAATTTAGGTATTTACGGAATGTTCGGTAACGTATCTGAATGGACCGCCGATGTTTACAGACCGATTATCGATGAAGAAGCAAGTGATTTTAACTATTTTAGAGGAAATGTTACCCGAGAAGTAGTGAGAAATGAAGATGGTTCTATCAAGAAAATTGAAGAAGTAAAATATGACACTTTAGCAGACGGACGATTGATCTACAGAGGATTGCCGGGACAGTTTGAAAGAGAAGTTACAGCAGACAGCAAAAACTTTAGAGATGGAGATTTCCAATCTTCTTTGGATGCCGGTTACGGAAGAGCAGAAGACAGTTCAACGGTTGGATATAACATGTACAACTCTAAGCAGAAAAAATTCTTTGTTGATGACCGCGGTCGTGTAATTGTGGAAAAAGATGACCATATGAGAACGACTCGAGTTTCTAATGAAGTTCGTGTTGTGAAAGGTGGTTCTTGGTTAGATGCAGCTTATTGGCTTGATCCAGGACAAAGAAGATACAGAGATGAAGCGAAAGCTTACGGATGGGTTGGTTTCCGCGTTGCACAAGATGCAAAATCAAATTCTAAAGGAAGAACCAAAAGATAA